A genomic region of Streptococcus suis contains the following coding sequences:
- the dhaL gene encoding dihydroxyacetone kinase subunit DhaL: MDAKQALLWMETFNKKIQENKDYLSELDSPIGDGDHGGNMARGMAAVMQELSEKDYETADQVFKVVAMQLLSKVGGASGPLYGSAFMGITKASQAGTDLADMLQAGLDMIQKRGKAELGEKTMVDVWIPVISALRESQLTTEIIHKAVQGTKNIAATKGRASYVGERSIGHIDPGSFSSGLLFEAMLEAGL, encoded by the coding sequence ATGGATGCAAAACAAGCATTACTCTGGATGGAGACATTCAACAAGAAAATTCAAGAAAACAAAGATTATTTGAGTGAGCTTGACTCTCCAATCGGAGATGGAGATCACGGGGGCAACATGGCGCGAGGAATGGCTGCCGTCATGCAGGAGCTATCTGAAAAAGACTATGAGACTGCCGACCAAGTCTTTAAGGTGGTTGCCATGCAACTTCTCAGCAAGGTTGGCGGTGCTTCCGGTCCTCTCTACGGCTCTGCCTTTATGGGTATTACCAAAGCCAGTCAAGCCGGCACTGATTTGGCAGACATGCTACAAGCAGGTTTGGACATGATCCAAAAACGCGGCAAGGCTGAATTAGGCGAGAAAACCATGGTAGACGTCTGGATTCCTGTTATTTCTGCCCTAAGAGAAAGCCAGCTGACAACGGAAATTATCCATAAAGCCGTTCAAGGAACAAAGAATATTGCTGCAACCAAGGGACGCGCGTCCTATGTTGGAGAAAGGTCTATTGGACACATTGACCCAGGCTCTTTCTCATCTGGACTTCTCTTTGAAGCCATGTTGGAGGCAGGACTATGA
- the dhaS gene encoding dihydroxyacetone kinase transcriptional activator DhaS, producing MPTSLITKKRIAKAFKKQLSQKSFDKISVVDIMQEAGIRRQTFYNHFLDKYELLDWIFETELQEQVTDNLTYISGIKLLDELLYYIESNQSFYRQLFEIKGQNDFVSYLEGYFMVLMEKIINEYQLQEGKMISQQDKHFLILYHVNAWIGLIKEGLTQSPCQIHSYWKQMVALVRESFLIL from the coding sequence ATGCCAACCTCGTTGATTACAAAGAAAAGGATTGCAAAGGCTTTTAAAAAGCAGCTATCCCAAAAATCCTTTGATAAAATCTCAGTTGTCGACATCATGCAGGAAGCAGGGATTCGTCGTCAAACCTTTTACAACCATTTTTTAGACAAGTATGAGTTACTGGACTGGATATTTGAAACAGAATTGCAGGAGCAGGTAACTGACAATCTGACCTATATTAGTGGAATCAAGCTTCTGGATGAGCTCTTGTACTACATCGAGAGTAACCAATCTTTCTATAGGCAACTCTTTGAGATTAAGGGGCAAAATGATTTTGTCAGCTATTTAGAAGGCTACTTTATGGTTTTGATGGAGAAAATTATCAACGAATACCAGCTTCAGGAGGGTAAAATGATTTCCCAACAGGATAAGCATTTTTTGATTCTCTATCACGTTAATGCTTGGATTGGACTGATAAAGGAAGGACTGACGCAGTCGCCTTGTCAAATTCACAGTTATTGGAAGCAAATGGTGGCTCTTGTTCGCGAGTCGTTTTTGATTTTGTAG
- a CDS encoding MIP/aquaporin family protein: MNLIGELLGTFILVLLGNGVVASCILSKTKAENSGWLTIVLGWGIAVTIAVYVSGIFGPAHLNPAVTIAMASIGSLPWAQVPGFLLAQFAGAMLASIVLYLHFYPHWQETKDSGTILATFSTGPALRHTASNLLGEALGTAVLVMGILAIGPNNVSAGLGPIIVGLIVFAIGFSLGSTTGYAVNPARDLGPRIMHAILPIPNKGDSDWSYSWIPVAGPILGGVTGAILYNLLLNML; the protein is encoded by the coding sequence ATGAATCTGATTGGAGAATTACTTGGAACTTTCATACTAGTATTACTTGGAAACGGTGTGGTTGCATCCTGCATCCTCTCTAAAACCAAGGCTGAAAATAGCGGCTGGCTGACCATCGTACTAGGATGGGGCATCGCTGTAACAATTGCCGTCTACGTATCAGGAATTTTTGGACCTGCCCACCTGAATCCAGCTGTCACTATCGCAATGGCATCTATCGGCTCCCTACCATGGGCTCAAGTCCCAGGCTTCCTACTTGCCCAATTTGCTGGAGCAATGTTGGCATCCATCGTCCTCTATCTCCATTTCTACCCACATTGGCAGGAAACAAAAGATAGCGGAACAATCCTTGCTACCTTCTCTACTGGACCAGCTCTTCGTCACACAGCTTCAAACTTGCTCGGCGAGGCTCTTGGCACAGCTGTCTTAGTCATGGGAATCCTTGCAATTGGTCCTAACAATGTCAGCGCTGGTCTCGGCCCAATCATCGTGGGACTTATCGTATTTGCAATCGGCTTCTCACTAGGATCTACAACAGGCTACGCAGTCAATCCTGCTCGTGACCTTGGTCCTCGTATCATGCATGCCATCCTTCCAATTCCTAACAAGGGAGATTCTGACTGGTCTTATAGCTGGATCCCAGTTGCTGGCCCAATTCTTGGAGGAGTCACAGGAGCTATCCTCTATAACCTCCTACTAAATATGTTATAA
- a CDS encoding putative holin-like toxin has protein sequence MHQNLTEGGSILLTAFEVVQTILALGSFTIALVSLCYKIFKENDQKK, from the coding sequence ATTCATCAAAATCTAACAGAAGGGGGGAGCATTCTTTTGACAGCTTTTGAAGTTGTACAAACGATTCTAGCTTTAGGTAGCTTTACCATTGCTTTAGTCAGCTTGTGTTATAAAATCTTCAAAGAAAATGACCAAAAGAAATAG
- a CDS encoding putative holin-like toxin: protein MLALGSFTIALVSLCYKIFKENDQKK from the coding sequence ATTCTAGCTTTAGGTAGCTTTACCATTGCTTTAGTCAGCTTGTGCTATAAAATCTTCAAAGAAAATGACCAAAAGAAATAG
- the dhaQ gene encoding DhaKLM operon coactivator DhaQ, with the protein MVFIRNRQATIIEDYLDGFCRTNPKVKKVKGLPIVLQRRQNGEQIPIVSGGGSGHEPAHVGFVGKGMLTAAVYGEIFTPPTAEEVLAAIRAVDKGKGVFLIVKNFEADLVSFRKAIELARQEGIAVKYIVSHDDISVDTKDNFRMRHRGLAGTILLHKILGAAALAGYSLDELEQLGLSLATEIATIGFATKSAYLPNAALPLFDLEEGQISYGIGIHGEEGYRTVRFESSEQLANEIVNKLKLKFRWKEGEDYILLVNNLGSMSEVEQGIFLNDICQFLELEGLKLSYIKTGKFMTSLDMGGISVTLCRVKDKKWLDFLEAPTEAAAW; encoded by the coding sequence ATGGTGTTTATTAGAAATAGACAGGCAACAATTATTGAAGATTATTTGGATGGTTTCTGTCGAACCAATCCTAAAGTGAAGAAAGTGAAGGGGCTTCCGATTGTTCTGCAAAGAAGACAAAATGGGGAACAGATTCCGATTGTTTCTGGCGGTGGTTCTGGTCATGAACCAGCCCATGTTGGCTTCGTCGGTAAAGGAATGCTGACTGCAGCAGTTTATGGAGAGATTTTTACTCCACCAACTGCTGAAGAAGTCTTGGCAGCCATTCGTGCAGTAGATAAGGGCAAGGGAGTTTTTCTGATTGTAAAAAACTTTGAGGCAGACCTTGTCTCTTTTAGAAAAGCCATCGAATTGGCTCGGCAGGAGGGAATTGCAGTCAAGTACATCGTATCCCATGACGATATTTCGGTCGATACCAAGGATAATTTCCGTATGCGGCATAGGGGGCTTGCAGGGACTATTCTACTTCATAAGATATTAGGAGCTGCTGCCCTTGCTGGCTATAGCCTGGATGAATTGGAACAGCTGGGACTGTCTCTGGCAACAGAAATTGCGACCATCGGTTTTGCAACCAAGTCGGCCTATTTGCCCAATGCTGCCCTGCCTTTGTTTGATTTGGAGGAGGGGCAAATATCTTACGGCATCGGCATCCATGGAGAAGAAGGCTATCGGACCGTTCGTTTTGAATCCTCTGAGCAGTTAGCCAACGAAATTGTGAACAAATTAAAATTAAAATTCCGCTGGAAGGAGGGGGAAGACTACATCCTCCTGGTCAATAATCTTGGATCTATGTCCGAGGTTGAGCAAGGAATCTTTTTGAACGACATTTGCCAATTTCTAGAGCTAGAAGGTCTGAAGCTTTCCTATATAAAAACAGGTAAGTTTATGACTAGTCTAGATATGGGAGGAATTTCTGTCACCCTCTGTCGTGTCAAGGATAAAAAATGGCTGGATTTTTTAGAAGCACCGACAGAAGCTGCGGCTTGGTAG
- the dhaM gene encoding dihydroxyacetone kinase phosphoryl donor subunit DhaM, whose protein sequence is MTKVGILLVSHSKNLAQGIIDLVSEVAKDIPITYCGGLEDGSIGTSFEIVQERVEANPADTLLAFFDLGSARMNMELAADFTDKQILIQTVPVVEGCYTAAALLQAGADLETILEQLKELTINK, encoded by the coding sequence ATGACAAAGGTTGGTATCTTACTCGTATCCCATTCAAAAAATTTGGCACAGGGAATCATTGACCTAGTATCTGAAGTCGCCAAAGATATTCCCATCACCTACTGTGGCGGACTAGAAGATGGTAGCATCGGTACTAGCTTTGAAATCGTACAAGAGCGAGTTGAAGCAAACCCTGCTGATACCCTCCTTGCCTTTTTCGACCTAGGTAGCGCCCGAATGAACATGGAACTTGCTGCCGATTTTACAGACAAACAAATTCTTATCCAAACCGTACCAGTCGTCGAAGGTTGCTATACTGCCGCAGCTCTCTTACAGGCTGGAGCTGACTTGGAGACTATTCTTGAACAATTAAAAGAACTGACAATCAATAAATAG
- the dhaK gene encoding dihydroxyacetone kinase subunit DhaK — protein sequence MKKIINQPEHVVDEMLKGLVFMHQDLVDRIDGFDVIIRKAKKTGKVGIISGGGSGHEPSHAGFVGKGMLSAAVCGAVFTSPTPDQILEAIKAADEGAGVFMVIKNYSGDIMNFEMAQELAEMEGIEVASVVVDDDIAVENSLYTQGRRGVAGTILVHKILGHAATTGKSLAEIKELADRLVPQIKTIGLALSGATVPEVGKPGFVLEEDEFEYGVGIHGEPGYKKEKLQPSAKLAEELVDKLAEGFDIQDGEHYGVLINGLGATPLMEQYVFANDVAQLLAKKGVVVDYKKIGNYMTSIDMAGLSLTLIKLEDPSWIDALQAPVEVVAW from the coding sequence ATGAAAAAAATTATCAATCAACCCGAACATGTCGTTGATGAAATGTTAAAAGGACTTGTCTTTATGCACCAAGATCTTGTCGATCGAATCGATGGATTTGATGTGATTATCCGCAAGGCTAAAAAAACTGGTAAGGTCGGCATCATCTCAGGAGGTGGCTCTGGTCACGAACCTTCTCATGCAGGCTTTGTCGGAAAGGGTATGTTGTCCGCCGCTGTATGTGGCGCAGTATTTACCTCACCAACCCCAGACCAAATCTTGGAAGCCATCAAGGCTGCTGACGAGGGAGCTGGCGTCTTTATGGTCATCAAAAACTACTCCGGCGACATCATGAACTTTGAGATGGCGCAAGAATTGGCGGAAATGGAGGGCATCGAAGTAGCCAGTGTCGTTGTGGACGATGACATCGCTGTGGAAAATAGCCTCTATACCCAAGGCCGTCGTGGGGTAGCAGGTACCATCCTTGTCCACAAGATTCTCGGTCACGCTGCAACAACTGGCAAATCCCTAGCAGAAATCAAGGAACTGGCTGACCGTCTCGTCCCACAAATCAAGACTATCGGCTTAGCCCTATCAGGCGCTACTGTACCAGAAGTGGGCAAACCAGGCTTCGTCCTTGAAGAAGATGAATTTGAATATGGTGTCGGTATCCACGGCGAACCTGGCTATAAGAAAGAAAAACTCCAACCATCTGCTAAATTGGCTGAAGAATTGGTTGACAAATTGGCAGAAGGCTTTGATATTCAAGATGGCGAGCACTATGGTGTCCTTATCAACGGTCTCGGCGCTACCCCTCTCATGGAACAATATGTCTTTGCCAACGACGTTGCTCAATTGCTGGCTAAAAAAGGGGTTGTCGTTGACTACAAGAAAATCGGTAACTACATGACATCAATTGATATGGCTGGACTGTCATTGACCTTAATCAAACTAGAAGACCCAAGCTGGATTGACGCTTTGCAGGCCCCTGTTGAAGTAGTGGCTTGGTAG